A region from the Algoriphagus machipongonensis genome encodes:
- a CDS encoding PorP/SprF family type IX secretion system membrane protein produces MLRSQALNVFFWICCLGLHFNAFGQDPQYSQYYAAPLYLNPAMAGSELTGRIGFNYRNQWPSIDAQFTTFSAYYDTYLPNYNSGVGIMVMQDTEGASKLRSTTISALYSYELKLGDNSYFRPGFQASYIRREIGFYENLIFANQINPNDPFGPILPGTDLAGLGDPVNMLSLSLGGMFFTEDFWVGVSAHHVNQPNQSFIDGVSKLPTKFSLHAGYRFDLGEGSMRQDFTHIRRKRYLTPTINYKRQGPFEQLDVGAYFYVEPIVFGLWYRGVPYKRVEEQSNRDAIVMMVGVNLLSGLNIGYSFDYTVSQLGIQSGGAHELSLSWTLPNKYEGKPNRRDTILPCPKF; encoded by the coding sequence TTGTTACGGTCTCAGGCTCTTAATGTTTTTTTTTGGATTTGCTGTCTCGGACTGCATTTTAATGCGTTTGGACAGGATCCACAATATAGCCAATATTATGCTGCCCCTCTTTATTTGAACCCAGCGATGGCTGGTAGTGAATTAACAGGACGCATTGGCTTTAATTATCGCAACCAGTGGCCTAGCATAGATGCGCAATTCACCACCTTCTCTGCCTATTATGACACTTACCTCCCTAACTATAACTCTGGTGTGGGGATAATGGTTATGCAGGATACTGAAGGAGCTTCAAAATTAAGGTCTACGACTATTTCTGCACTTTATTCCTACGAATTAAAATTAGGAGATAATTCCTATTTCAGACCAGGATTTCAAGCTTCTTATATCAGACGGGAAATCGGTTTTTATGAAAACCTGATATTTGCCAATCAAATTAATCCAAATGATCCTTTTGGACCTATACTTCCAGGAACTGACTTAGCGGGTCTTGGTGATCCAGTCAATATGCTTTCGCTCTCTTTGGGCGGAATGTTTTTTACGGAAGATTTTTGGGTGGGAGTGTCAGCTCACCATGTTAACCAACCTAATCAATCCTTTATTGATGGAGTTAGTAAACTTCCTACAAAATTTTCTTTACACGCAGGTTATAGATTTGACTTGGGAGAAGGGTCTATGCGACAAGATTTTACGCATATAAGACGCAAGCGATACCTAACCCCAACGATCAATTATAAGAGGCAAGGTCCTTTTGAGCAGCTAGATGTAGGAGCGTATTTCTATGTAGAGCCCATTGTTTTTGGACTTTGGTATAGAGGAGTGCCTTATAAGCGAGTGGAAGAGCAAAGTAACCGAGATGCAATCGTGATGATGGTGGGGGTTAATTTGCTTAGCGGATTGAATATTGGATATAGTTTTGATTATACTGTTTCCCAACTGGGGATTCAATCAGGAGGGGCGCACGAGTTAAGTCTTTCCTGGACGCTACCTAATAAATACGAAGGGAAACCTAATCGAAGAGATACCATACTCCCTTGTCCTAAATTCTAA
- a CDS encoding Gfo/Idh/MocA family oxidoreductase, protein MNKNRRNFIKTSALSAAGISFVPSSVFGKPLGHVAPSDKVDLACCGIGNRGAQIINALYDTGLCNIVALCDVDMGAPHTQEIMNKFPNAKRFQDFREMFDQFGKGFEAITVGTPDFSHFPITMLAMSQGKHVYVEKPMARTFNEVALMMDCAKRHRVVTQMGNQGHSEGNYFQFKAWKEAGIIKDVTAVTAHMNSPRRWHGWDVNMQRFPKAEPIPSTLDWDNWLMARSEHDYNKDFINGQWRCWYDFGMGALGDWGAHTMDTVHEFLELGLPYEVDPVMLRGHNNFFFPMSSTLAFKFPERKDMPAMTLTWYDGVDNVPPVPDNYGVSELNADIPAASTGQIQPSRLNPGKIIYGKDLTFKGGSHGSTLSILGDKEKEMASMLPEVPESPSNHFANFLKASKGEEKTRSPFDVAGPLSQVFCLGVLAQQLNTKLEFDRETHRIVNNPLANQLLTGEAPRRGWEEFYTL, encoded by the coding sequence ATGAACAAGAATAGACGGAATTTCATTAAGACCAGTGCACTGAGTGCAGCAGGCATCAGCTTTGTCCCATCATCTGTTTTCGGTAAACCTTTGGGCCATGTTGCACCGAGTGATAAAGTAGATCTAGCCTGCTGTGGTATTGGAAATAGAGGAGCTCAAATCATTAATGCTCTATATGATACAGGACTTTGTAACATTGTCGCACTTTGCGATGTAGACATGGGAGCCCCGCATACTCAGGAAATCATGAATAAATTTCCAAATGCAAAACGATTCCAGGATTTCAGAGAAATGTTTGATCAATTTGGAAAAGGCTTTGAAGCAATCACTGTTGGAACGCCTGATTTTTCACATTTCCCAATCACCATGTTGGCCATGTCTCAGGGGAAGCATGTATATGTAGAAAAACCTATGGCCCGAACATTCAATGAGGTTGCCTTAATGATGGATTGTGCAAAAAGACATAGAGTAGTTACTCAAATGGGTAATCAAGGGCATTCAGAAGGTAATTACTTCCAATTTAAAGCTTGGAAAGAAGCTGGAATCATTAAAGATGTCACCGCTGTAACTGCCCATATGAACAGCCCAAGAAGGTGGCATGGATGGGATGTTAACATGCAGCGTTTTCCAAAAGCCGAACCCATCCCTTCCACTTTAGATTGGGACAATTGGCTGATGGCCAGAAGTGAACATGACTACAATAAGGATTTCATCAATGGGCAATGGCGCTGCTGGTATGACTTTGGAATGGGAGCATTAGGTGACTGGGGAGCACACACCATGGATACCGTTCATGAATTCTTAGAATTAGGATTACCATATGAAGTAGATCCTGTCATGCTCAGGGGACATAATAACTTCTTCTTCCCAATGTCTTCAACACTGGCGTTTAAATTTCCTGAAAGAAAAGATATGCCAGCGATGACCCTAACTTGGTATGACGGCGTAGATAACGTTCCACCTGTTCCAGATAATTATGGAGTATCCGAGTTGAATGCGGATATCCCAGCAGCAAGTACAGGACAAATTCAACCTTCCAGATTAAACCCTGGTAAGATAATTTATGGTAAGGACCTTACTTTTAAAGGTGGCTCCCACGGAAGCACCTTGTCCATTTTGGGAGATAAGGAAAAAGAAATGGCTAGCATGCTTCCAGAAGTCCCAGAAAGTCCATCTAATCACTTTGCGAACTTCCTAAAGGCATCAAAAGGAGAAGAAAAAACAAGATCACCATTTGATGTTGCAGGACCTCTAAGCCAAGTATTCTGCTTGGGAGTATTAGCTCAGCAGTTAAATACCAAGTTGGAGTTTGACAGAGAAACTCATCGAATTGTCAATAATCCATTGGCAAATCAATTACTAACAGGTGAGGCACCAAGAAGAGGATGGGAAGAGTTCTATACTCTTTAA
- a CDS encoding phytanoyl-CoA dioxygenase family protein, translating to MRDLSDYSQPITDLFDLPKSEEDWERYKLSEDQIASFHELGYLANVRLLDDEQIRVLKSALDEVTDPKHPLHHLFHEFHSNESTDPDKVLFHSLGHWRIHPAFHDVIWNPAFLMASSQLLGGRSVRFWHDQLFSKPARHGGNVAWHQDYSYWTRTVDMQHLTCWCGLDDANEENGCLHYIPGSHRWGLLDKPALAGEMDGLKTMLNEEQLASFNPVPIPLKAGCATFHHPLMVHGSFANHSLKSRRAFVLNVFADGTVSDTNEPLLEGVPVIPKGEKMGGKFFPLIFKVD from the coding sequence ATGAGAGATCTATCAGATTATTCTCAACCTATTACAGATCTTTTTGATCTACCGAAATCGGAAGAGGACTGGGAGAGATACAAATTATCGGAGGATCAAATTGCTTCTTTTCATGAGTTAGGGTATTTAGCAAACGTCCGATTGTTGGACGATGAACAAATTAGAGTATTAAAATCTGCTCTTGATGAGGTGACCGACCCAAAACACCCGCTCCACCATCTATTTCATGAATTTCATAGTAATGAATCAACAGACCCAGATAAGGTCCTGTTTCATTCTTTAGGCCATTGGAGAATTCACCCTGCCTTTCACGATGTGATTTGGAATCCTGCCTTTTTGATGGCTTCAAGCCAGTTGCTGGGAGGGAGGTCTGTCAGGTTTTGGCATGATCAATTATTTAGTAAACCCGCTCGGCATGGAGGAAATGTAGCTTGGCATCAGGATTACTCTTATTGGACAAGAACGGTGGATATGCAGCATCTGACATGCTGGTGTGGATTGGATGATGCCAATGAAGAAAATGGATGCCTTCATTACATTCCTGGTTCTCATCGATGGGGTTTATTGGATAAACCGGCATTGGCAGGAGAAATGGATGGCTTGAAAACAATGCTAAATGAAGAACAACTCGCTTCTTTTAATCCAGTACCTATTCCATTGAAAGCTGGCTGCGCTACTTTTCATCACCCTTTGATGGTCCATGGTAGTTTTGCGAATCATTCCTTAAAATCTCGGAGAGCTTTTGTGCTCAATGTATTTGCGGATGGGACGGTTTCGGACACAAATGAGCCTTTATTAGAAGGTGTTCCGGTGATTCCAAAAGGTGAAAAAATGGGCGGTAAGTTTTTTCCATTGATTTTTAAAGTTGATTAA
- a CDS encoding ThuA domain-containing protein: MKNILSLLALLLSFTASFCQNGETFLQFEGQNGPGKGKNVVLISGDDEYRSEESMPMMAKILSEKYGFNTTVLFPIEPETGNIVPSYQNNIPGLDHLESADLVIMLIRFRDLPMDQMKHLENYFKAGKPFIALRTSTHPFMIKDSNSPYFKWNYNSKEPGWEGGFGQQIVGETWVAHHGIHKSEGTRALVDGVDRDADHPVLRGVDDIWAPTDVYSIKNLPSSANVLLYGQSTAGMTAEAPLMYDKSIMPIAWTKEYSLDGGKTGMVFGSTLGSSLDFESEDMRRLILNASLWLLEMPDVITPDLSVDIIGDYEPTMFGFDSFRKGMKVSDFK, from the coding sequence ATGAAAAACATTCTTTCTTTACTAGCCCTCCTTTTAAGTTTTACGGCCTCATTCTGCCAAAATGGAGAAACTTTCTTACAATTTGAAGGTCAAAATGGACCCGGAAAAGGGAAGAATGTGGTGTTGATTTCTGGAGATGACGAATACAGATCTGAAGAATCTATGCCCATGATGGCAAAAATACTCTCAGAAAAATATGGGTTTAACACGACGGTGCTTTTTCCGATTGAGCCTGAGACGGGAAACATTGTTCCAAGCTATCAAAATAATATTCCAGGATTAGATCACTTGGAATCTGCCGATTTGGTGATCATGTTGATTCGATTCCGAGATCTTCCAATGGATCAAATGAAACATTTGGAGAATTATTTTAAGGCTGGTAAGCCGTTTATAGCTTTAAGAACTTCCACACACCCATTTATGATTAAGGATTCTAATTCTCCCTACTTCAAATGGAATTATAATAGTAAAGAGCCTGGATGGGAAGGGGGATTTGGACAACAAATAGTTGGTGAAACCTGGGTTGCCCATCACGGAATTCATAAATCAGAAGGAACCAGAGCATTGGTTGATGGAGTAGATAGAGATGCTGATCATCCAGTTCTTAGAGGGGTGGACGATATTTGGGCACCGACCGATGTGTATTCTATTAAAAATCTTCCATCCTCTGCAAACGTTCTGCTGTATGGACAGTCTACAGCGGGAATGACCGCTGAAGCTCCTTTAATGTATGATAAGTCCATAATGCCTATTGCCTGGACAAAGGAATACTCTTTAGATGGCGGAAAGACCGGGATGGTTTTTGGCAGCACTTTAGGATCTTCGTTAGATTTTGAATCTGAAGATATGAGAAGGTTAATTTTGAATGCTTCCCTTTGGTTGCTCGAGATGCCTGATGTGATTACTCCAGATTTATCGGTTGATATCATAGGTGATTATGAACCTACGATGTTTGGCTTTGATAGCTTTAGGAAGGGGATGAAAGTGAGTGATTTTAAATGA
- a CDS encoding sugar phosphate isomerase/epimerase family protein, producing the protein MNKIGFNVLAWSAEMSDNLLPVLDRLKKIGYDGAEFFIGGSPEESFKMIGKHCADIGLEVTAVTVMGPEQNAISPDAKIRAAASEQLKWVIDRAADLNAQVLCGPYHSAFTVFASREPLEDEYNWSAEYLHGVADYAKEAGVLLTPEALNRFECYLCNTMEQLSYLLKKVNHPNVQAMFDTHHANIEEKKLGEAIKYIAPQLGHFHISENDRGTPGSGHVNFDETFKALAEVNYKGWLTIEGFTRNDPAFANSIGVWRNFSEPWDMAEKGFELIKGMGEKYGL; encoded by the coding sequence ATGAACAAAATAGGATTTAATGTGCTGGCATGGTCAGCAGAAATGTCAGATAATTTATTGCCCGTTTTGGACCGATTGAAAAAGATCGGATATGATGGTGCCGAATTTTTTATCGGGGGTTCCCCTGAAGAATCCTTTAAAATGATTGGTAAACATTGTGCTGACATTGGTTTGGAAGTAACAGCAGTGACCGTAATGGGACCTGAGCAAAATGCCATTTCTCCAGATGCTAAAATTCGAGCTGCGGCAAGCGAGCAACTCAAATGGGTGATTGACCGGGCAGCAGATTTGAATGCGCAAGTGCTTTGTGGACCTTATCATTCTGCATTTACGGTTTTTGCTTCCCGAGAACCTTTAGAGGATGAGTACAATTGGTCCGCGGAATACCTTCATGGAGTGGCTGATTATGCTAAAGAAGCTGGTGTTTTGTTGACACCCGAAGCTTTGAACCGATTTGAGTGTTACCTCTGCAATACGATGGAGCAACTTTCTTATTTATTGAAGAAGGTAAATCACCCTAATGTGCAAGCGATGTTTGATACGCACCATGCGAATATCGAGGAGAAGAAATTAGGAGAAGCAATCAAGTATATCGCGCCCCAGTTAGGGCACTTTCATATCTCCGAGAATGACCGTGGCACACCCGGGTCTGGTCATGTAAACTTTGATGAAACTTTCAAAGCCTTAGCTGAAGTGAATTACAAAGGTTGGTTGACTATCGAAGGGTTTACCAGAAACGATCCTGCTTTCGCAAACTCCATAGGTGTGTGGAGGAATTTCTCTGAACCTTGGGACATGGCCGAAAAAGGGTTTGAGCTAATCAAGGGAATGGGAGAGAAGTATGGGTTGTAA
- a CDS encoding DUF2461 domain-containing protein, which translates to MMKEGFEFLKQLKENNNREWFTEHKPLYDKLAKENKSFFNKVFLELQKYDSLNRVHVSRIYRDIRFSKDKTPYKSNFGAGYSRTKPLLRGGYYIQLEPDNSFVGGGFWAPNKEDLLRIREEFAMDTSEIQRITTHKIFKEYFGELQGEDAVKIAPKGFDKNNPAIDLIKKKQFIVKRTFTDKEVFSNDFQKEVILTFLAMRPFFDYMSEMLTTNSNGEPLFP; encoded by the coding sequence ATGATGAAAGAAGGTTTTGAATTCCTTAAACAACTTAAAGAAAACAACAATCGTGAATGGTTTACAGAACACAAACCATTATACGATAAGCTTGCGAAGGAGAATAAATCCTTTTTCAATAAGGTATTTTTAGAACTTCAAAAATACGATAGCTTAAACAGGGTACATGTTTCCAGAATTTACAGGGACATTCGTTTCTCAAAAGATAAAACTCCTTACAAAAGCAATTTTGGAGCTGGATATTCCCGTACAAAACCACTTCTAAGAGGAGGATATTATATTCAATTAGAACCAGACAACAGTTTTGTAGGTGGCGGTTTTTGGGCTCCAAACAAGGAAGACTTACTCCGTATTCGGGAGGAGTTTGCGATGGATACTTCCGAAATTCAGAGGATAACTACTCACAAAATTTTCAAGGAGTACTTCGGAGAACTACAAGGGGAAGATGCAGTCAAGATCGCTCCAAAGGGCTTTGATAAAAACAACCCAGCGATTGATTTGATCAAGAAAAAGCAATTTATCGTAAAAAGGACATTCACTGATAAGGAAGTGTTTTCCAATGATTTTCAGAAAGAAGTCATCCTAACATTTTTGGCAATGCGCCCATTTTTTGATTATATGAGTGAGATGCTTACGACAAATTCCAATGGGGAGCCTTTATTTCCTTAG
- a CDS encoding alpha/beta hydrolase family protein, with product MKIKAPFLFTLPLLIFFFTYTISFAQAQSEPFIYGDLLPDAPELAAGGEYSVGVRTLDFVNENQLDILNYGKGDDSLYNRPLKVEVWYPSKNSNKSDELISYDEVMGQNGSPTRPIIPFTFLGRASRDANPLYSDGSFPLVIVSHGYTGSRYLMTYLTENLASKGYVVVAIDHTEATFRDAAGFQSTLLNRSLDDLFVLNEMARLEKDGNSFLKDLVDTENTALIGYSMGGYGAVNVAGAGYSPQAAQLFGGMTGGSNALLKRTVGNPEFEASIDPRIKVIVAFAPWGMQRGVWNAEGLAGIKIPSLFIAGSKDDISGYEDGTKAIYDGAINSERYLLTFIEARHNVAPNPAPKESLNPELDINEYLRYADSVWDSRRMNNINQHFVTAFLGKYLKGESSYQKYLDVNADPEAKEWPGFKPRTTIGLEMDQKKPNN from the coding sequence ATGAAAATAAAAGCCCCCTTTTTATTCACTCTTCCATTACTAATATTTTTTTTCACATATACCATCAGTTTTGCGCAAGCCCAATCAGAACCATTCATCTATGGTGATCTTTTGCCTGATGCCCCAGAATTGGCAGCTGGAGGAGAGTATTCTGTAGGAGTCAGAACTTTAGATTTCGTCAATGAAAACCAGCTGGACATCTTGAACTATGGAAAAGGTGATGATTCACTTTACAATAGACCTTTGAAAGTAGAAGTTTGGTATCCCTCCAAAAACTCCAATAAATCAGATGAGTTGATTTCTTACGATGAGGTAATGGGGCAGAACGGTTCACCTACCAGACCTATTATTCCCTTTACTTTTTTGGGAAGAGCCTCAAGAGATGCTAATCCTCTTTATTCAGATGGTTCATTTCCTTTAGTAATTGTTTCGCATGGATACACAGGATCTAGGTATCTAATGACTTATTTGACAGAGAATCTTGCCTCCAAAGGCTATGTAGTAGTGGCAATCGACCATACCGAAGCAACCTTCAGGGATGCTGCAGGTTTTCAGAGCACATTATTAAACCGTTCTTTGGATGATCTCTTTGTGCTCAATGAAATGGCTAGATTGGAAAAGGATGGGAATTCCTTTTTAAAAGACTTAGTAGACACGGAAAATACAGCATTAATTGGTTACTCCATGGGTGGCTATGGTGCAGTTAATGTCGCAGGTGCCGGATATAGTCCTCAGGCAGCCCAATTATTTGGAGGGATGACTGGAGGAAGCAATGCCTTGTTAAAGCGCACAGTAGGAAACCCCGAATTTGAGGCATCCATAGACCCAAGAATCAAGGTAATTGTGGCTTTTGCTCCTTGGGGAATGCAGCGGGGGGTATGGAATGCAGAAGGTCTGGCAGGAATCAAAATCCCATCCCTATTCATCGCTGGAAGCAAGGATGATATTTCTGGTTATGAAGATGGAACAAAGGCAATTTATGATGGGGCAATTAACTCTGAGAGGTATTTGCTCACGTTCATAGAAGCTAGACATAATGTAGCTCCTAATCCTGCACCTAAAGAATCCTTAAATCCGGAATTAGATATCAATGAGTATTTAAGATATGCGGATTCGGTTTGGGATTCAAGAAGAATGAATAATATCAATCAACATTTTGTCACCGCCTTTTTAGGTAAATATTTGAAGGGCGAAAGCAGTTATCAGAAATACTTGGATGTGAACGCAGACCCAGAGGCCAAAGAATGGCCTGGCTTTAAACCTAGAACTACAATTGGTTTAGAAATGGATCAAAAAAAACCTAACAACTAG
- a CDS encoding cyclase family protein, whose translation MYFSNKLILSTLIFILISACQAPSEKIEQASADPFDTMTSLEWIDLSYSFDSTTLYWPNNPLGFQLDVEAEGITDLGYYYSSNSLTTPEHGGTHLDAPIHFSESGKTMDELTLDQLTGEAVLIDVSEQALPNSDYLVDTAAILGWESQHGIIPENTIVLFRTGYGAFYPDREKYFGTAKMGMEAIPELHFPGISPEAASFLAEKRRVKAVGLDTPSLDFGQSKEFKTHQILMGYNIPGFENMANLNQLPEKGIYIIALPMKIKGGSGGPLRVIAGIKK comes from the coding sequence ATGTACTTTTCAAACAAACTCATTCTATCTACACTGATTTTTATTCTCATTTCAGCCTGTCAGGCTCCAAGCGAAAAAATTGAGCAGGCAAGCGCTGATCCGTTCGACACTATGACATCCTTGGAATGGATTGATTTGTCCTATTCATTTGATTCCACTACACTGTATTGGCCTAATAATCCGCTTGGCTTTCAATTGGACGTTGAAGCAGAAGGAATTACAGATTTAGGCTACTATTATTCATCCAATAGCTTGACCACTCCTGAACACGGAGGTACTCACTTAGATGCACCGATTCATTTTTCAGAGTCTGGCAAAACAATGGACGAACTTACTTTGGATCAATTAACGGGAGAAGCAGTGTTAATTGACGTCAGTGAACAAGCGCTTCCAAACTCAGATTATCTGGTGGATACTGCTGCTATTTTAGGCTGGGAAAGCCAACATGGTATAATTCCAGAGAATACCATTGTATTGTTCCGAACAGGCTATGGGGCCTTTTATCCAGATAGAGAAAAGTATTTTGGAACGGCCAAAATGGGAATGGAAGCAATTCCTGAGCTACATTTTCCGGGCATTTCTCCTGAAGCAGCTAGTTTTTTGGCAGAAAAGAGAAGGGTAAAAGCGGTTGGGCTGGATACTCCAAGTTTAGATTTTGGTCAAAGCAAAGAGTTTAAGACGCACCAGATTTTAATGGGTTATAATATTCCAGGCTTTGAAAATATGGCGAACCTAAATCAACTACCAGAAAAAGGAATTTACATCATTGCTTTGCCAATGAAAATCAAAGGAGGAAGTGGTGGGCCTTTACGAGTGATTGCGGGAATAAAGAAATAA
- a CDS encoding YdeI/OmpD-associated family protein, translated as MAKGTDWTEALSRIKEILSQTELTETKKWGMPVYTYEDKNIMGFAGMKNYFALWFYDGVFLSDPYQVLINAQEGKTKAMRQWRFEGQNEIEEKKILEYVTEAIKNAKDGKTWKPEKSEPIPIPSIFQAKLKANKELKEAFDNLTPYKQKEYIEYIATAKRKATQVSRLEKIIPMISEGKGLNDKYK; from the coding sequence ATGGCAAAGGGAACGGATTGGACTGAGGCTTTATCCCGCATTAAAGAGATACTTTCACAAACTGAATTGACTGAAACCAAGAAATGGGGAATGCCGGTTTACACCTATGAAGATAAAAATATCATGGGTTTTGCCGGTATGAAAAACTACTTCGCCCTCTGGTTTTATGATGGGGTATTCCTTTCAGACCCCTATCAAGTATTGATTAATGCCCAAGAAGGAAAGACTAAAGCCATGAGACAATGGCGCTTTGAGGGTCAGAATGAAATCGAGGAAAAGAAAATCCTAGAATATGTCACAGAGGCCATAAAAAATGCCAAAGATGGAAAAACCTGGAAGCCAGAAAAATCTGAGCCCATCCCTATTCCATCTATTTTTCAAGCGAAATTAAAAGCAAACAAAGAGTTAAAAGAAGCCTTCGATAATCTTACTCCCTATAAACAAAAGGAGTATATTGAATACATCGCCACTGCCAAAAGAAAGGCAACTCAAGTTTCACGATTGGAGAAAATTATCCCGATGATTTCAGAAGGAAAAGGTCTCAATGATAAGTACAAGTAG
- a CDS encoding MarR family winged helix-turn-helix transcriptional regulator, which yields MKEDLTASLYLENQLCFPLYAASRLTTKVYAPYLEKMDITYPQYLVLLVLWQHQEQSVKEIGERLFLESNTLTPLLKRLEQKKLIKRARSKSDERTVLITLTNEGKELKNEAISIPHRIVESFQDESIDAEEVMNFQKTLFKLLGILSEKSSH from the coding sequence ATGAAAGAAGATTTAACCGCCTCGCTCTATTTGGAAAACCAACTATGTTTTCCATTATATGCTGCTTCAAGGCTTACTACCAAGGTATATGCTCCTTACTTGGAAAAGATGGATATTACCTATCCACAATACTTGGTACTGCTTGTCCTTTGGCAGCATCAGGAGCAGAGCGTTAAGGAAATTGGAGAAAGACTTTTTCTGGAATCAAACACTTTGACGCCCTTATTAAAACGCTTAGAACAAAAGAAACTTATCAAGCGCGCACGCTCCAAGTCAGATGAGCGAACAGTTCTCATCACATTGACAAATGAGGGGAAGGAATTGAAAAATGAGGCAATTTCAATCCCCCATAGAATTGTGGAGTCCTTCCAAGATGAATCCATAGACGCAGAAGAAGTGATGAATTTTCAAAAGACATTATTTAAGCTTTTGGGGATTTTAAGTGAGAAATCTTCCCATTAA
- a CDS encoding glutathione peroxidase — MTFYDFEAQKLNGKCVSMEEYRGKTVVVVNTASKCGLTPQYEGLENLYQKHKDEGLVILGFPCNQFANQESGSSEEIEEFCQINYGVSFPMFEKVEVNGKNAHPIFKYLKSKLSGGLLGSKIKWNFTKFVLDKEGNPVKRFAPTTKPEKMEKIILETLKK; from the coding sequence ATGACATTTTATGATTTTGAAGCCCAAAAGCTGAATGGGAAATGTGTAAGTATGGAAGAATATCGCGGTAAAACTGTGGTAGTAGTCAATACAGCAAGTAAATGCGGACTTACTCCTCAATATGAAGGTTTGGAGAACCTATATCAAAAACACAAAGATGAGGGCTTGGTAATCCTTGGATTCCCTTGTAATCAATTTGCCAATCAGGAGTCTGGTTCATCCGAGGAAATTGAAGAATTTTGCCAAATAAACTACGGCGTAAGTTTCCCAATGTTTGAAAAGGTTGAAGTGAATGGAAAAAACGCTCATCCTATTTTCAAATATTTAAAGTCTAAACTTTCCGGAGGACTTTTGGGAAGTAAGATCAAATGGAATTTCACGAAGTTTGTATTAGATAAAGAAGGAAACCCCGTTAAAAGGTTTGCTCCCACGACCAAACCTGAAAAAATGGAAAAAATCATTTTGGAAACATTAAAAAAATGA
- a CDS encoding DoxX family protein produces the protein MKTNLFQKIMRVVLGGFMTLAGIGHLTFQREEFQAQVPRWLPSDPAFMDFVVISSGIVEILFGLAMIFLWRHQVKVGIALAIFYVLIFPGNISQYTNEISAFGLDTDQKRLIRLFFQPVLIIWALWSTGALKYLINRNKK, from the coding sequence ATGAAAACGAATCTATTTCAAAAAATAATGAGAGTTGTACTCGGAGGATTTATGACACTCGCGGGTATAGGTCACCTGACATTCCAAAGAGAAGAATTTCAGGCCCAAGTTCCCAGATGGCTACCTAGCGATCCCGCATTTATGGATTTTGTAGTCATCTCTTCTGGGATTGTGGAAATCCTTTTTGGTCTGGCTATGATCTTCCTTTGGAGACATCAGGTTAAAGTAGGGATAGCCTTGGCTATATTCTATGTGTTGATTTTTCCGGGAAACATCTCACAATACACCAATGAAATTAGCGCCTTTGGCTTAGATACAGATCAGAAAAGATTGATCCGATTATTCTTTCAGCCTGTTTTAATTATATGGGCTCTATGGTCCACTGGCGCATTAAAATATTTAATCAACCGTAATAAAAAATAA